The genomic stretch CGGAGCTCCTTCAGGTGATAATGTTCCAACTACAGCTGCCATGTCTGCGTGAGCAACATGAAGGCCATGtttttggaagaaaagaaatcactgATCCCTGTGggacatagcaggacactgcagggtaTGCCAGGCGTAGCGGGAGACTGTGGGGtatgcagggcgtagcagggcactgtagggTATGCAGGACGTAGCAAGACACTGCAGAgttagcagggcgtagcaggagaCTGTAGGGCATAGCAGATAATTAAGAACTGGTGcaaggcaaacctgagccagtCCTATCAGGGTTGGTAGATGTATCTGAAATCTACAAAGAGAACAGAACTACAAGCAGAAGTAGAAGAAGCAGCAGAGCCAACAGTCGATGCAGAAAAGACAAGAAGCAAGAACCCAACAGTCAGGAAGTAAAGTAACGTctgatttgaaccaaaacaacGTTTTCTATAAGGATATCTTAGCATGATAGCATATGCTAGCCGGGGTTAGCATTGATGAGCCTTCGGgttgccctgtgtgtgtgaatggtcatgtgatacgTGTTGTCAGACGTGATAACATGCGCGGAGATTAGGTCTGCTGCTGGAGATAAGACTAGAGGGTGCATAGAGGTCTTTGAGGTTTTTGtctccaaataaataaatttgtctCCACTAACAAACTAAACGGTAGCAGGGTGGATGTAGCCTGGGTCCATTTTTCTAGTTCACACCGTTGTTTTCCAGACTCCTGAGACCTCTGTCTTCCACTCTGCAGCAACGCATAGAGGACAAGATCTTGTCTAGGGCCCCTTTCTTCATGAAGATATACAGAACCAGGTCTGCGAGAGGATTCAGCTcaacacacaaccaaaacacaTAGGCAAGAGTTTCATTTTGTGATTGGTCTTTAATGAATCCCTCTACCAGTATCAAAATGATGTGGGGCAGGAAAAGCAGCATGTGAACTGGCAGCACCACGACCAAAGTTCCTACAATTCGTCGTTTTTCGTCAGGCAGGATGGAGACGGAGGCAGACAGGGCTTTGAGAGTCGCACAGCAGAAGAACAAGAGCAGTGGGAGGGGAAGGAGCAGGAAGACAACAGCGAAGATTTGGCGGACATTGAGATTATcagcaaaaaataaagtgaaaaggtAGAGAGAAGGAAAGGCCCAGGCAACGGCACAGATCACCACGGTGGACCGGATGGTTCGTCTGCAGTGGTACCACAGGGGGAAGACGATCAGCAGGTACCTGAAATACAACATCAACACTACAGTCAGACACAGAAGGAGCTCCACATGCTGGACCAACGTGTTCTCATCAACAGGTTTGTGTGATGTAGTACGAAAATGGATGCACAACAATTCCTTATATATGAGACCGGTACCTTTCCAGGGCGATGCACATCATGAAGCCAACACTGGTCATCATACTGTAGTCGTAAATACTAATATAGATAATGTATGTCATCAGGCTGCAAGGTTTTACCGCATCACAGATCACATCACAGATCATGCAGCAGAGCTGGATGAGGTCAGAGACCAGAAGGTTGATGACGTAGATGGGAACGACGTGGTCATTGCGTACCTGCAGGAAACAAATCAGAGGAAATCTCAACTGTCTGCTCAGCCGGCTTTATCTTTCATATTTCTCATCAAACTCTTTTGAGCTGTCAGAAACACATTCTCATACGCAAAAACTCCTCAAATACTGACCCTCGGTTAGCCCCCATGCCGTGTAATCTTTCAACATGCAGGGTGAAACCACTTAGAGTTAGGGAAAGATCAGGTATGGGGCTACAACCTGGAGTACATGTGTAGCTCCTTCTCAAAGATCTCCATGCACACAATAGTTGTATCTCCAGCAGCAGACCTAATCTCCGTGGATATTATCACGTCTGACAACAcgtatcacatgaccattctCACACACTAGGCAACCCAAATGCTCATCAATGCTAACCCTGACTAGCATTTACTATCCTGCTAAAATATCCTTACATATGatgttgttttggttcaaatcagACGTTACTTTACTTCCTAACTGTTTGTTTCTTCTACTTCAGATGGGGCTACAAAGTGCACATGGAAGTGACCCCACGGACAAGAGgaggacatacacacagagacacacacagttaataAATACATGTCATTCCTAATGTCCACACCTCAGAGTAGAGAGCGTAGATGGCGACGAGGGTCAGAGGAAGGCCGATGCAGATGATGATGTACGTCACCACATCTGAGATGAATCCAGCTTTAGTGTCATCAGAGTAGCCCAAGTTGCGATTGGTGTAATTACTGGAGAAGGTGCTGTTGGTGTAATCACTGGAGCCTGGGAGGATGGTGGTGAGTTCATGGGAATCTAGGAAGATGGTGGTGGAATCAAAGGGTTTGAAGCCTAAAGGTGTAATGGAGGgcacaaatgttgaaaaggGGGCCCTGGTGGTGAAGATGCTGTCATTCTCTGAAGTGCTCATGTTTTCAGAGGGTAACCTGTAGGTAAGGAGATTAGATCATAAAAAGGGACATTTGgaatcaaaacattttggaatAAATCCACATTTCAGCATGACAATATTCCAGGGACCTTATTTAAgcagattttttgttttataggcCCTGTTCACACGGAGATCTCTTTCTAAGAACTCTGGTTGAGTTGAGATCTTTGGAAATATTTGTTTACACAGTGTGCGGCGGCTTACCTGACATGCTCGGTCagaaggcgggcactgccgTCATCCAGACTcaaataattcataacaagagatatctcaagacactatacagatagtccacactccagaatttacaaggacccaacagttctagtagtttcctccagagcaagcaacagtgcgacagtggcgattAGTGGAGAGCTAACCCGGAAGCAAGGAGTTGGACAAGCGAGATGAGAACCTCTGAAAATCTGAGGAAAATattttaatctgtgtgtgtgtgtgtgtgtgatgaagacGGATTCAGCAGCTGCACGTCGGATTTCtcctcaaaaaaaaatcagaaacaTGTTTCAGGGACCTACAGTGAAGAAAAtcagtatttgaacaccctgctattttgcaagttctcccacttagaaatcatgagggtctgaaaatgtcattgtaggtgcatgtccactgtggacaaaatagcagggtgttcaaatacttaattttcctcactgtatgtttctacgttaaagtatggtgAGACAACACGGCTCCAAAGAGGGGGGGTTTGAGCGATGTTGAGCGATTTCCTGAACATTTCCCATTTAAGTCTATGAGAAGTTTTTTGCCGTTTTTGGGAAAACCGCGTGGCAAATCTcgttgaaaagtcatagcacaccattcccgatcagtacacacgttttgatgtatgtgtgtgtgcgtgttggcaacgctccgggactagtagcgggacggAAACCTGACGgaataacaataataagtaTGGGCAATAATAGTCATTGCTGCCATTGCAGCACATTGGTGCAATGAATGACAAACTAGTGGGATGTCTCAGTTAAGcactgttttttatgtgttatgtatGGGAACACAGTgctaaataatattgaaaaagtataaGTACTCgtaatggaaaaatatcaatacagataataataataatatacatagAGCCATGGTGCATGGTGGGTAAttgaaacagaaagagaaactaCAAATAGCACTCTGTAGGTAGGAAAATACAGagtacaaaatgtacatttacattgaaTTTGCAATCTGTATTATTGGCAAATAATACACGCAATATTATCTGCATGTAACACGTAGTACGGGTACATGGAACAGAAAGTACAGAGATGAATGTAGGAATAGTTAATGAGAACAGCCGGAAGTGCtctttaaaaccaaattatCACAACAAAAGCTTTTGCATATCTGGTGTGTCATCTTTTCCtgggaaacaaaacaacttccCGTGAAATAACTCATTAAATTCATGTGAGCTCAGAACAAAAGACacaataagacaaataaaaagaagaagaaatgaaaaagggaaTCTTTCTTTACATGGATGTTCTAATTAAATGTGCATCTCTGAGCCATTATGTTCTTCCTTTACCCAGtttcatttgattatttattttattttgagtctTTTTTGGGTCGGTTTGAGTCTTTTTAAGAGTCATTTTGATTCTTTTCAAGGTCATTTTGAGTCTTTTTAAGAATCATTTTGAATCTTTTTAAGAGTCATTTTGAgtcttttaaaagtaattttgattattttaagagTCATTGTAAGTAATTTAAGGTCATCATTAGTCTTTTAAGGTCAATTTGAGTATTTTATGagtagtggggggggggggggggggtaaaccgcaggaaacaacaaacaatgcaACTAAAACAcgttaaaaagagaaaaacctTTAAATACAGCAAAGtaaggaacaaaaacataaagatgaGTTCGTTTCAACCAGAATAATCTCTCTTCATATTAAAATGATTCAAagataaatgatttaatttaatttaatgactGTACCTGTTGAACGCCGAGCTGGAGGAGTTGTCAGACGTTGTGTCCTCAGCAGTCTCCAGTCAGGACAGACGATAatctacttcctgtttggtAGGAGAGGCGTGGACAAGGGCGTGTCTTCTAAGAGacattatgtgtttgtgtgtgtctttggggggtggcagtagctcagtccatagggagttgggttgggaaccggagggtcactggttcaaatccccgtatggacccaaaaagttgggagcgtggattggtggctggagagatgccagttcacctcctgggcactgccaggtgctcttgagcaaggcaccgtacccccccgaccgctcagggcgctggttcagctggcagcccactcactctgacatctctccatgtatagtgcatgtataggtcctgagcatgtgtgtgtatttcaggcctgcgtg from Etheostoma cragini isolate CJK2018 unplaced genomic scaffold, CSU_Ecrag_1.0 ScbMSFa_93, whole genome shotgun sequence encodes the following:
- the LOC117941546 gene encoding G-protein coupled receptor 4-like, with translation MNYLSLDDGSARLLTEHVRLPSENMSTSENDSIFTTRAPFSTFVPSITPLGFKPFDSTTIFLDSHELTTILPGSSDYTNSTFSSNYTNRNLGYSDDTKAGFISDVVTYIIICIGLPLTLVAIYALYSEVRNDHVVPIYVINLLVSDLIQLCCMICDVICDAVKPCSLMTYIIYISIYDYSMMTSVGFMMCIALERYLLIVFPLWYHCRRTIRSTVVICAVAWAFPSLYLFTLFFADNLNVRQIFAVVFLLLPLPLLLFFCCATLKALSASVSILPDEKRRIVGTLVVVLPVHMLLFLPHIILILVEGFIKDQSQNETLAYVFWLCVELNPLADLVLYIFMKKGALDKILSSMRCCRVEDRGLRSLENNGVN